The Procambarus clarkii isolate CNS0578487 chromosome 37, FALCON_Pclarkii_2.0, whole genome shotgun sequence genome window below encodes:
- the LOC123753096 gene encoding transmembrane protein 254, translating to MATPRGPREMTPDYFILTPPPLTIFIASGLIMMGLTWQCPEVFENPLLGPFGQLLAWLGAHHNALVRLVFVPTVVVHVLEVVWAVCVCRGRLGLTRCTTTCWALQISVVGIFSLRYLIWPLEDARHASRSKKEA from the exons ATGGCGACGCCCAGAGGCCCGCGGGAGATGACTCCTGACTACTTCATCCTCACGCCTCCACCTCTCACTATCTTCATCGCCTCGGGACTCATCATGATGGGG TTGACGTGGCAgtgtccggaagtgttcgaaaacCCGCTCCTCGGCCCGTTCGGACAGCTCCTGGCCTGGCTTGGTGCCCATCACAACGCCTTGGTCAGACTGGT GTTCGTGCCGACAGTGGTGGTgcacgtgctggaggtggtgtgggcggtgtgtgtgtgtcgggggcgCCTGGGCCTCACCCGCTGCACCACCACATGCTGGGCTCTTCAGATCAGCGTGGTGGGTATATTCTCCCTCAGGTACCTCATCTGGCCGCTGGAGGACGCCCGCCACGCCTCCAGAAGTAAGAAGGAGGCCTAG